The proteins below are encoded in one region of Bos indicus x Bos taurus breed Angus x Brahman F1 hybrid chromosome 2, Bos_hybrid_MaternalHap_v2.0, whole genome shotgun sequence:
- the PITHD1 gene encoding PITH domain-containing protein 1, whose translation MSHGHSHGGGGCHCAAEREEPPEQRGLAYGLYLRIDLERLQCLNESREGSGRGVFKPWEERTDRSKFVESDADEELLFNIPFTGNVKLKGIIIMGEDDDSHPSEMRLYKNIPQMSFDDTDREPDQTFSLNRDLTGELEYATKISRFSNVYHLSIHISKNFGADTTKVFYIGLRGEWTELRRHEVTICNYEASANPADHKVHQVTPQTHFIS comes from the exons ATGTCGCACGGTCACAGCCACGGCGGGGGCGGCTGCCACTGCGCCGCAGAACGGGAGGAGCCGCCCGAGCAGCGCGGCCTGGCCTACGGCCTGTACCTACGCATCGACTTGGAGCGGCTGCAGTGCCTCAACGAGAGCCGCGAGGGCAGCGGCCGCGGCGTCTTCAAGCCGTGGGAGGAGCGGACGGACCGTTCTAAG tTTGTTGAAAGTGATGCAGATGAAGAGCTTCTGTTTAATATTCC ATTTACAGGCAATGTCAAGCTAAAAGGCATTATTATAATGGGAGAAGATGATGACTCACACCCCTCTGAGATGAGACT GTACAAGAACATTCCACAGATGTCCTTTGATGATACAGACAGGGAGCCAGATCAGACCTTTAGTCTGAACCGGGATCTTACAGGGGAATTAGAGTATGCTACAAA AATTTCTCGTTTTTCAAATGTCTATCATCTCTCAATTCATATTTCAAAAAACTTTGGAGCCGATACCACAAAGGTCTTTTATATTGGCCTGAGAGGAGAATGGACTGAG CTTCGCCGACATGAGGTGACCATCTGCAATTATGAAGCATCAGCCAACCCAGCTGACCACAAGGTCCATCAGGTTACCCCACAGACACACTTTATTTCCTAA